The Silurus meridionalis isolate SWU-2019-XX chromosome 16, ASM1480568v1, whole genome shotgun sequence genome has a segment encoding these proteins:
- the sla2b gene encoding src-like-adapter 2 isoform X1 yields the protein MGSRPSKGRRSSIPHASRLDSDELAEHHTMDSRYALVSLFNYPSGVPSDAQIRFGERLNMLSDEGEWWKVSSSATGVVSYIPSNYTCKVFNRWQFVGLSKQKAEELLLSPQNHPGSFLIRESQSIPGAHSLSVRFERQSIKHYRIRSIENGWHFISPRLTFPTLTHLVEHYSEVSDGLCCILREPCFIQGSNNVPVVSGPPPVSVRKPTINWKDVSSSMIFGPPKEGVEESFVSEGLKQSINSYLYMTENGECGECAGNWDT from the exons ATGGGCAGCAGGCCAAGCAAAGGGAGAAGAAGCAGCATCCCTCACGCATCTCGACTCGATTCGGATGAGCTCGCTGAGCACCACACCATGG ATAGTAGGTATGCCCTGGTTTCTCTGTTTAACTACCCATCAGGAGTTCCATCAGACGCTCAGATCAGATTTGGGGAGAGACTCAACATGCTTTctga tgaAGGCGAGTGGTGGAAAGTGAGCTCTTCAGCTACAGGAGTGGTGAGCTACATCCCCAGCAACTACACGTGTAAAGTGTTTAACAG GTGGCAGTTTGTAGGTCTCAGTAAACAGAAGGCAGAAGAGCTGCTTCTCAGCCCTCAGAATCATCCTGGATCTTTTCTCATTAGAGAGAGCCAGAGCATACCTG GTGCTCACTCGCTCTCAGTGCGGTTCGAGCGTCAGTCCATCAAACACTACCGTATACGAAGCATAGAGAACGGCTGGCACTTCATCTCCCCCAGACTCACTTTCCCTACGCTCACTCACCTCGTCGAGCACTATTctg AAGTGTCTGATGGCCTTTGCTGTATATTGAGAGAGCCGTGCTTCATTCAAGGCTCCAACAACGTTCCAGTTGTGAGTGGCCCGCCTCCTGTCTCAGTCAGAAAACCCACCATCAACTGGAAAGATGTCAGCAG CTCAATGATCTTTGGGCCCCCAAAGGAAGGAGTTGAAGAGTCGTTTGTCAGCGAGGGGCTGAAGCAATCCATTAACTCCTACCTTTACATGACTGAAAATGGCGAATGTGGAGAATGTGCCGGAAACTGGGACACGTGA
- the sla2b gene encoding src-like-adapter 2 isoform X2 produces MGSRPSKGRRSSIPHASRLDSDELAEHHTMDSRYALVSLFNYPSGVPSDAQIRFGERLNMLSDEGEWWKVSSSATGVVSYIPSNYTCKVFNRWQFVGLSKQKAEELLLSPQNHPGSFLIRESQSIPGAHSLSVRFERQSIKHYRIRSIENGWHFISPRLTFPTLTHLVEHYSVSDGLCCILREPCFIQGSNNVPVVSGPPPVSVRKPTINWKDVSSSMIFGPPKEGVEESFVSEGLKQSINSYLYMTENGECGECAGNWDT; encoded by the exons ATGGGCAGCAGGCCAAGCAAAGGGAGAAGAAGCAGCATCCCTCACGCATCTCGACTCGATTCGGATGAGCTCGCTGAGCACCACACCATGG ATAGTAGGTATGCCCTGGTTTCTCTGTTTAACTACCCATCAGGAGTTCCATCAGACGCTCAGATCAGATTTGGGGAGAGACTCAACATGCTTTctga tgaAGGCGAGTGGTGGAAAGTGAGCTCTTCAGCTACAGGAGTGGTGAGCTACATCCCCAGCAACTACACGTGTAAAGTGTTTAACAG GTGGCAGTTTGTAGGTCTCAGTAAACAGAAGGCAGAAGAGCTGCTTCTCAGCCCTCAGAATCATCCTGGATCTTTTCTCATTAGAGAGAGCCAGAGCATACCTG GTGCTCACTCGCTCTCAGTGCGGTTCGAGCGTCAGTCCATCAAACACTACCGTATACGAAGCATAGAGAACGGCTGGCACTTCATCTCCCCCAGACTCACTTTCCCTACGCTCACTCACCTCGTCGAGCACTATTctg TGTCTGATGGCCTTTGCTGTATATTGAGAGAGCCGTGCTTCATTCAAGGCTCCAACAACGTTCCAGTTGTGAGTGGCCCGCCTCCTGTCTCAGTCAGAAAACCCACCATCAACTGGAAAGATGTCAGCAG CTCAATGATCTTTGGGCCCCCAAAGGAAGGAGTTGAAGAGTCGTTTGTCAGCGAGGGGCTGAAGCAATCCATTAACTCCTACCTTTACATGACTGAAAATGGCGAATGTGGAGAATGTGCCGGAAACTGGGACACGTGA